The genomic segment CAGGCGGATAACAAGACCCTGTTCGATCACATGTTCACCGCGCTCCACGAGTTCTTTGTCAGCCGCACTGTTCCTCGGCCGTACGAGGCAATTCTCGAACAGCACCGCGCCCTCGTGGCAGCGAATGTCTCACGGCTTACCGGGAAAGCGGTCAGTCTCGATTCGCTCGGCGGGGAAGACGCTCTTCCCTATTCGGAAGGCATCCGCCGTTACATTGTCAACCGGACATTGAACAAAAAACAGTGAAGTCGACGGAATTATTGCTTCGTGGATCAAATAAGGATACAAAGAGCAGGAACAGATGCCGAAACAAGTTCGGCATGACGTTATTAAATATCACAATCTATCCACCGGCGCAATAATTACTGTAAAACTATCGATAAACCATAAAACATGAATACATACGTTTCGACCGAAGAAAAGGAATACGGCATGAAAACGGAAAAAGGCTCCATCATAACGAAAACAGCCCTGGCGGGCATAGCCGGAATTGTCGCGGCGGGGAAAGCTCCGGCGTATGCAAAGGACGGGAAAATCCTCAAAATCGGGGTTCTGGGTCTCGGTTCACACAGCTTCGCCGCGCGATTCAAGAATCCGCCCGCTGACTACACGAAACCGATACTTGTCAGACCCTACGGCGTATGGGACGATGTACCCGGAGTCGCCGAATTCATGAAGGGCGATATCTACGAAAAGGTTTACAAAGACCCGGTCACCCTCGTCCGCGAGTGCGACTGCATCCATATCGAGCACGCCGATTACCGTAAGGTGTTCGAGCTCGCCCAGCCGGCGCTCGAAATGGGTAAGCCCGTATTCATCAACCGGCCGTTCACCGCGACAATCGCCGATGCCGAGGAAATCGTCCGGCTCGCCCGAAAATATGACGCCCCGCTCATGAGCGCGTCATCGCTCGAATTCGGAGGGGAAATCCCCGAAATGCAGAAGTTCGCCGTGGAAAAAGGCCCCATCCGCGCGTACGAAGCATACGGCCCCGAGGCGCATTTCACCTGGCATTTCCCCCATGTCATCAATTACGCTCATGCGGCGCTCGGCGGCGGCATCGATTCGGTCTATTTCACCGGGCATTTCGGGATCGATATGCGGACATGGCGCATCGAAAAGGAACAGATCGGGGCATCTCTGTGCGTTCTCACCTACAAACCCCGTGAGGGTCAGCCCCCCATGATCGGCATGTGCCATATCGGGAACTACAAGGGGCAGTTCCATATCGATGTGTATGGAGCGCAGGAAAACAGGGACTTCACCCTCCAGGGCAAATGGGACATGAATATGTTCGACAAGCTCAACGACCTCTATTCGTTCAGAAAGGTGCCGCGCCCGTACGAGGCGATCCTCGAACAGCACCGCACTCTTGTCGCCGCCAATGTATCGAGGCTCAGAGGGTGCGCGGTGACGCTCGATTCGCTCGGCGGCGAGGATGCGCTTCCCTATTCGGAGGGGATACGGCTCTATGTTTTGAGAAATTTCTATGAAAGCCAGAAGAAATGAGTGTCATGCGGAAATGCTCATGAATCACATATCTAAAATTTAAGAATGAATCCAAGGGAAGAAATGGAACGCGAATTTTCGCGGATTAGTTTTTTATATAAGAATCCGGGTCAGTACTTTTCCCATTCTTCTATTGATATTCCAGCCTGTCGCAGAATTCTTGCCAGAAACTCTTTACCGATGTCTTTCTTGTGAGGATTCGGAATTGTGAGGGTCAAATCCCCTCTGAGCATAAAGGAATGCTTTCCGCCGGAATATGGGCCATCAAAGCCGCACTTCCTGAGGCACCTGACAAGGACGTCTCTTTTAACTGGGCCTAAAGGCGGCATCAGACAACTACCTGTTTCTTAATCCTGATTTCGTTTGCATCGATTTTAGGAATCGGGAGATTCTTATAAACACGAAACAGAATCCATTCCTCCAAAACCTCCTCCAACTCATTTCTGCACTGCTCCAGGGTCGAAGCATTTGAATAAACACCGGGACACTCCAGAATCTCGCCGTAATATGTCTTGTCATCCTGGAGGATTTCATATCTCGCACGCTTCATGGCAGATTGTATATACTGTCTGATCATATTTCTCCTCTTTTTTCTTCGTAAACCATACTATCAGTATCGCCACTCGCATTTTCTTGCGTTCAGACTTTTTGCATAATAAAAAATTTTCCGAACTGATAACAAGAGGTCAACTCTGTTCGGCGGTTTAGTAACGCAGACACAATGCCTCGAACACTCAGTTCAGTAAAATAAAGAAATTCCTGGAAATTGACTATCCTCGCAGCAGAACTACGTGGTATTACGCCAATTTTCTGGTACTTCGTGCCAACGGAATTTCTGAAAAAACCAAAGCATGATAACCCAAGAGTAGAACTCCGAGGAATTCTTTTGATTAAACTTTCTATAAAAATCCCTCTTTGAGAAGAACACGCCCACCCGCCATACGCAACGGCGTCTTGTGCACTTTAAGCGAGGCACGACCAATCTGAACAACTCCTCAACTCTGTCGGTACCACGCGCTTGTTAGGCGGCCCTCTTACTCGGCCTTTACAAGCAGAACTTGCTTAATATCACCTGTGTTCAACTCTCGACGCCACTTACGGCGGTCCGTTTCGTAGAGCTGAAGGCAACCTTGGGCCAGATGATGATACAATCGATCACGCATACAAAAGCTTGGAACCATACCAGCCGCGCGAATTGCATCCGGCAGGCCAGAAGGGGTTGGCACAGGTGGCCAGTCCTCGAGCGCGTGTAATCCTGGACCGGACCAGGCAAAATACCGTTCTTGGAGCTCAACTCCTTGCCAAGGCTCTCGCGAATGCGGTTCTTGTCCAGAGATGATCTCGACCACGCGCACAACTGACTCGACTGCTGCGGCAGCCAGCTCGCCATCAGCTCTTACGGCTGTCCGGCGATGCTGAAGCGCGTCGGCCAGGGCAACAGCGTCACGCGCGAACTTCCGTGCCTCTTCATTCCCCGAACCAGGCAAGACGGCGGCGATGTAGGCGTCGAACATCCGCTTCGCATCCGTTGCACTTGGCGTCACGCTGTCAGTTTGAGGATGAGTATCCGCGTCATAGACAGCCTGTGCCAGGGAGATGAGAGCCTCGCGACAGCATAGTCCGACGGCCTGCAGGTCTTCCTCGGTGTCGGCCGTAAGAAGTCGGTCATTTATCGCATCAACGGCGCGATGAATATAGTCCCAATCTTTCATGTACCTTGGCTCAGGTTACGATCTTTTGAGTGGATATTGCTGGCCTCTCTAACAATGATAATACAGTCTGTTAAAACAGGTAAACTAGGCTCTTGTTTTCTGTATAAAAAAATTCCCGTCTCTTCTATTTATTTCTCATAATAACATTCAAATCAACCATTTATCTGTGTTGGTAGTCATTTGTCTTTTGCATCGATTCATTCAAAACCGGCTTCCCGTTTGTCCATAATTCATATTCGCTCAGATCAATGTCATCGTTCCACGAAATTCCATACCCTCATGTATCAACCCTGAAAGCCTTGAAAAACACCGGATTCCTCAAAGGATAAAACCGGGGGCGTGAAAGAAGCGGTTTACAGTCGTAAACCTTCTGTTCGCCGTTATCAAAGCATATAAGGAACTGCATTGCTCCAATCACAGTTGCCGATTTGATTTTGGATACTTGCTCCATGGCAGATTTACTCCAAACCCGGCATCATATCTTTACCATTCATATATGTATATCAAAATACCACAAATCCACACCCTGTCAAGCATTTTCCGCCTTCCTTTCCCCTTTACATTCCCTTCTTCTGTCCTTAAATTATTCTCATAAAAAAAGAAAAAAATCCTCTTTTCCGGAGTGTTTTCATGTCTACCCGACGTTCGTTTATCCGCACATCCGCTCTTACCGGAATCGGCGGCATCATTGCCGCAGGTCAGGCGCCCGCATTCGCCCAGGACATGAAGATGGTGAAGATCGGGCAGCTCGGTCTCGGCTCGCATGGTTTCGTGGGCCGGTTCAAAAATCCGGCGCCGAAATACAAGGACATCATTCGGTGCAAACCGTACGCGGTATGGGACGATGTCCCCGGCGTCGCGGAAAAAATGCTCCCGATGGGCTTCGAGAAAGCCATCGGCGACCCGGTCGAGCTTGTCAAAGAATCCGATGTCGTCCATGTCGAACACGCCGACTACCGCCGTGTGCTCGAACTCGCCCGTCCCGCGCTCGAAATGGGCAAGCCGGTGTTCATCAACCGTCCCTTCGCCGCCAGTATCGCCGATGCCGAGGAAATCGTCCGCCTCGCCCGCGCGCACAACGCCCCCCTCATGTGCGCATCCTCGCTCGAATTCCAGCCGGAAATCCCCCTCATCGGAAAATTCGCCGAGGAAAAGGGCCCGGTGCGCAGCTACATGGCGTACTGCCCGGAGCCGTATTTCACATGGATGTTCCCCCATGTCATCAATTTCGCTAACGCCGCGCTCGGCGGGGGAATCGACTCCGCCTATTTCAGCGGGGATTACATCATCGAGATGGGGGATATCAGGATCGAGGACGGGAAATTCGTCGACCCCAAACGGCCATACGGTTCCGCGGTCAGCCTCCTGACCTATAAACCACGTGACGGGCAGCCGCCGATTATCGGCATGTGCCAGATCGGACAGAGCCCGGGAACCTACAACATCTATGTCTATGCGTACAAGGAGAGCAGGAATTTCGTGGCGGGCGGAGAGCTCAATGCGGCAAACATTTTCGAGTGCATGTTCCTGACCCTCAACGACTTTTATGTGAACCGCAGACCGCCGCGGCCGTACGAGGCGATTCTCGAACAGCACCGTGCCCTCGTTGCCACGAATGCTTCACGGCTGTCCGGGAAGGCGGTGAAACTCGATTCCCTCAAAGGCAGCGATGCGCTCCCCTACGACGAATCGATCCGTAACTATCTTTTGAAACGATACAGGAACTGAGAGGGTGGTGAAGGTTGAATTATACATTGCGACATAAATAATTGCGCATGTTATTAGCGATCAGATCCTGAAACGAGTTCAGGATGACGGTCACGCCGAATTCGTTTCGGCTTCTATTTTATAAATAAACGCAGTGAAATATTTCATCATGAATAAATCATTACCATTGTCGGAGATACAAACATGAAAACGAGGAGAACCTTTTTAAAAACGGCCGCCGCGGGTGGGCTTGCCGGAATTATCTCAGCCGGGAAACCACCCGCTTTTGCCCAGGACAGCACCAAAATCAAGGTCGGTCAGCTCGGTCTCGGCTCCCATGGTTTCGTCGAGTCGTTTGTCAAGCCGCCGGAGAAATACCGCAGTATCGTGCGCTGCAGGCCCTATGCGGTCTGGGACGATGTCCCCGAAGCGGCGGAAGCGCTCAAAAGAACCTACGGCTTCGAGAAAATCATCGCCGATCCGGTGCAGCTCGTAAAGGAATCGGATGTCGTCCATGTGGAGCACGCCGATTACCGTAAGGTGTTCGAGCTCGCCCAGCCTGCACTCGAAGCGGGGAAACCGGTGTTCATCAACAGGCCGTTTACCGCGACCATCGCCGATGCCGAGGAAGTAATCCGTCTCGCCCGGGCGTACGATGCGCCGGTCATGAGCGCATCATCGCTCGAATTCCAGCCCGTTGTGGCGGAAATGCAAAAATTCGCCGGAGAAAAAGGGCCGGTCCGGGCATACGAAGCGTACTGTCCCGAGCCTCATTTCACATGGATGTTCCCCCATGTCATCAACTATGCGCACGCGGCGCTCGGCGGGGGAATCGAGTCGGCGTACTTCACCGGGGAATACCTCATGGACATGACACGCTGGATCGATGAAAAACGCCCTCCGCTCGATCTTGGCAAGTGGATAGGCGAGACCAAGCCCATCGGGTCGTCACTCTGCGTCCTCACTTACAAACCCCGCGAGGGACAGCCGCCGATGATCGGCATGTGCCATATCGGGGCACACCCGGGAAGCTATCACATCGATGTGTATGCGGCGCAGGAAAACAGGCTGTTCGAGGCCGACACCGCGACCATTTTCGACCACATGTTTCTCACTCTCCACGATTTCTACGTCAACCGCACGGTTCCCCGGCCGTACGAGGCGATTCTCGAACAGCACCGGGCGCTCGTGGCGGCGAATGTCTCACGGCTTACCGGGCGCGCGGTCAGGCTCGACTCACTCGGAGGAGGCGATTCGCTCCCCTATTCGGAAGCTATACGCCGGTGGCTGCTCCGTAATTTCATGGGGATGAAATGAAACCGGAAAGTGATTTATGAAGTATAAAGTACGATTTTAGATTTACGATTTTAGATTTATGAATTACGATTTTATACATGGCGACAGAAATAAATGCGCATGTTATAAGCGATCAGATCCTGAAACGAGTCCAGGATGACGGTCTCGCCGAACCTGTTTCGGCACCTGTTTCCGGAAAAACGCAAGAACATAACCGGACATGTACAGATTTACGATATTTACGATTTTTGATTTACGATTTTAGATTTAAAAACATTTAAGATACGAGGCGCACAATGAAACGACGTGACATGATCAGGAAATCCGCGCTGGGAGTTGCAACCATCGGTATCGGGGCAGTCCCGGCATACGGCAAAGATACGGTCCAGATACCCAGTCTCCCCACTCCCCTGAACCATGAGATGGTATACCGCCCGCTCGGGAAAACCGGGATTCAGGTCAGCCTTCTCGGTTTCGGATCACACCTCAGCGAGGAAAACCTCAAGGACGAAAAGGGCCGCGACCGTCAGATACAGGAAGCCATCGAGAACGGGATTACGCTTTTCGATGTGTACGACCACGGCAATTTCCACCAGTTCAAGCCCATGTCAGTATCGCTCGCGGGAAAACGTCAGAAGGTGGTTATCTCGCTCGTTGCAGTGCAGGACGATGTACGCACCGAGATCGAGGGGGCGCTCCGGACATTCAACACTGATTTTATCGACCTCTACCGCATCGTCTACCATGACGGCGACAGCCACACCAAGGGCGACGACGAACTCAATATCCTCTTCAAGATGCGTGACGAGGGAAAAATCCGCGCTGTCGGCGTGGTGGCCCACGAAGAAGCGGGAGTCCTCTATGCGGTGGAGCACACGCCGGTCGATTATATCATGATGCCGCTCAATTTCCACCACAACAAGGCATGGGGCGCCGATGCGCAGGACACGTACAGCAAGGTCATCCCCCTCTGCCGTGAAAAGCAGGTCGGGATACTAGGTATCAAGCCCTTCGGAGGCGACCCCATGGTCGCATACGCTCAGTATCTCGGCCTGCTTTCGCCCGAATACAGGGGCCCGAGCTACCCGAAGGCCGCGTTCCGCTACCTCTGGCAGAACAAGGATATCTCTTCGAGCCTTCCATCCATCAATACGGTCGGTGAATTGTATGATGCCCTCGATTCCCTCTGGCGTCCCGAATTCACGAAAGAAGACCGTGAAGTGCTCAAAAATCTCTCGCGGAAAGCCGATAAGACGCTCGGAGAATACCTGCCGCCGAAGTACAAGTGGATGGAGAACTGGCGTATACGGAACGCATGAGCGGTTTGAAGAAATAATACGTGCAGTGAACACGGATTTTTAAAATAAATTCATAGAACGCGGATTTACGCGGATCAAGCGGATTTACGCGGATTCTATTGTTAAATATCTTCTTTATGGTCACTATAAAGTCCCAGTGGGACTCCTTTGTCCCTTTGTTCCTCTGTCCTTCTGTCCCTTAGTCCTTCTTTTCTCATTACCTGAAAATCCCAAAAAATCCATCGTTGACTGATATGTAACACTATAAATAATAACCAGATAAAGAATTTAGCCATAGGATTCATCCCCGGGTGGTTCTATCAAAAAAATGTGGGAGCGCCAGTGAACATATTTCTCTTGACAGGGGGATAATTTTTACTATTTTGATATAGGTATATTATGGGCATGGATGACTGCGGAGGGAGCAGCCCATGCACAAAACTATGATATATCAAGAGTTATTGACAAAATGAGATTCGATTAGAGGGTGCCTCATACAGAAATTATAGCTGCATTGGGTTGAATGTAAGTTGTGCATAAATGAAAGAAAATTATCATGAATAGATACATATATATTGGAACCTTTGTGATTGCACTTGGAACATTATTGATGGCTCAAATATTTGAAAATGAAAAGTTGATTGTGATTGGCGGAATTATTAATGCTGTGGGGCTATTTTTGATGACGAAGGGCTCACTAATCAGCAGCAAAAAGGATAAATCCGAAATTGTAGAAAAAATTAAGGGGTTTAGAGAAGAAATGACAGAAATGAAGGGCACGATAACGAATAAAGAGTCATTGAATAAAATTGATAAAATTGAACATGAATTTAATGAATGGGCTGAAGCTTTTATCGGTAATATTGAAAGCAAGAAAGTTGAACATGAAAAAAGCGAAATCATTTTAAAAGAGAAAGAAATTAATCTCAGTAAAAAATGGATGCATATTTATCAATACACTTTTGAATTAATTCCACAGATGTTAAAAGCTTATAACCAAAAGGCAAAGAATAAAATTGAATTTATAATACCTGAATTGCCCAAAAACCTTTTTGACAAAGAGGTAGAATCATTTAAAAGCTCAATTATTTTTAGTGAAAGTACTGCTTGGACAATTACCTTAAAAATTAAAAAACCATACAAAGAAGATAAGATTCCTTCTATTATGATAAACTTTCACTTTGTGAATTCTCCGGGTGAAAATGTCAGAATAGTTGCGGAGAGAGACTTTCCCAAAGAATTTCTTTTTTTGTCTTTTGACCTTAAGAATAAATACTTTGATATTTATGAAAATGATAGTAATATCAATTTCGGAGATATTAAAAGCAGATACTCAATTAGTAATGATAATTATAAAAATTCAATTAAGGATTTATTTACTGCCTTAATTGAATTTCAAATAGTAAATTTAAAGAGCTGACAGCACAGAAAACATTGTATAACAAGAACATCCAGCGGACGTTGAGATAACGTGTAAATATTTATACTACTGTTATGCTACGCATAGCTGATTTTATTTGTAAGCTCCCATTTAATATCGATCCTATCATAATAATTATCCAACCAGCACCCTACTATTCTCTTTTTCCTCCCGCATCTCAAATCCTCTTACCCCCCCTTCATCAAACTAACTATCGCTTCCTTTGATTTATTAATATAATAACCATCGTTATTTTTCTCTTGACTTATCCAGTGAAATTGTTTATATTACCTCTCGGTAATAAGTGAGCGACTACGCTCTTTTTTTTGCGCTGATTAATAACGTCTGTTAGTTATATGAATGTTTAATACAAACACCTGTTGCAGGCAGAAGGCTTTAAAGGCAGGCATAAGGCTTTAAAGGCAGGCATAAGGCAAAAGGCATAAGGCATAAGGGGGAAAGAATAAAGACAGGTAATAAGGTATAGGGGGAAAAAGAGACAAATAGAGGCTTCGGCTCTCTTCCTGAAGGTTTGAGATGGGTCCCCGATTAATGATTCGGGGACGACGGGTGGTGCTGTGCGGATTATTTTCACTCAGTGCCTTTTTTCAATTCACTCAGTGCCTTTGTCACCGTTTTCTCATACACTCAGTGCCTCAGTGCCTTTGCCCCTTAATCACTGTTTTTTCATTCACTTGTGCCTTATGCCTTTTGCCTTATGCCTGTTTTTTATACCTTGTGCCTTCTGCCTTTTTTCCCGATATTACCGGATATTTCCTGCGCCTGAACTTACATACATATCATCCCGTGAGGTCATCAATGAAAATCCGCTCCGCAGTTCCCCCGATCGTTATTGTGCTCTGCCTGTTGTCCTGCGGCAGGCAGGCAACGCGCCGTGACAGCATCGCCATCCCGACCGGCCCGGATACCGCAATCAAACGTGACGGCAACATCGAAAAAATCGCGTGGGACAAGGATGGCAGCGTTGTCTGGGATGCTCCGGTGGGAGACCGCGTCCTCTGCGCATTTCCCCTGCCCGAAGGGGTGCGGCTCGACAACTACGGGCTCTGCAAGTTCGACATACGGATTACCGGAGGGCCGGTCGATGTCATGATCTTTATCGAACGCCCCGGGGAAAAACACATGGTCTACCGTCCCATCGACGTCAACATGCCGCGCCCCGGATGGCAGACCATTCACCTCGACCTGAATCAGCCGGAGATCATCCGTCAGAGCCATTTCACCTACGACCGTCCGGGCATAGCGTTCAACCTCTGGGCGATGAATACGGGGTATCCCGAACAGGAAGCCTCGCGTAAAATCGAGATCAGAAACGTGCGGCTTACCAGACGATTCCTCGATGTCAGGTGGAACGAGGTCGATTATAGCACCATTCCCGACCGGTCGGGCGATCTCATATATGAATATCCCGTCACGGTCTATAACAAGGATACGAAATCCCGCACAGTGCATGCACGGCTCGATTGTCCGGACAGCGGTTATGGAACGGGCATCATTACACCGGGGAAAGCGGTTCTCGCCCCCGGCGATTCGATGGTCTGCATGGCAGTTCTTCGTCTTCCCGCAGAGCGCCTGAAACAGCTGCCGGTGCTGTACTGCGAATGGTTCATGCCGGTGTTTTCGCTGGAAGGTATCTCCGACTCCGACGAGAGCATTCTCCGTTCGAGCGACAGAATCAGCCTGCCCCTCATTATCATGCCGCGCGCGGAAATCCCGTTCGCACTCTTCGACAGCGATGGTCTCCGTCAGATGCGCGAGCGGTATAAATCCACGGACTGGGGACGGAAGGAAGGCGATGCCGTCATCGCAGCCGCCGAGAAGATACTCGCGAGCGACCTCACGATCCCCGATGGTCCCGGATGGGCGCGCGCCTACTATTACTGCGAGGAACACCGCTGCGTCCTCCAGTACCAGGGGCCGGGCAAGCATTACTGCCCGGTTGGCGGCGAATACCGTACGGTGGATTTCGAGGGAGTCGACCTCGACCGTGACTACCGCGCCGGGGAGCATGACCGGTGCAGGGCATGGACGCGGACGCTCGCGCTCGCATATGCGCTGACCGGGGATGCGCGGTTCAGCACAGGGGCGCTCACCATCATCAACCAGTACCGGAAGAACTACTTCACGTACGACTGGCTCGATCTCGATGTCTCGAACAAAACGATCGACAAGGGAAGGCTCCATTTCGCCAAGTACATGGAGACATACGGGTTCAGGGCCATGATCGAGGCGCTCGATCTCCTCCGGGCGACCGGCGGGGTTCCCGATGACGAAGCGCAGGGGATAATCCGCGAGCTCTTCCTGCCCGCTCTAACGGAGATAGCCGACTACCGCATGGACATGCTCTGCCGTCAGACGACCATTACGGCAACGGCGCTCATCGGCGGTCTCACTTTCAACCATGCGCCGCTTGTGGCCTTTGCGGCACGGAGCCCGTACGGGTATTTCGGGCTGCGCCGGTGGGGAGCCACCGCGGACGGCATCGGGCACGGTCACGGGTATGCACAGAACGGATACACGACCCACTGTGTCGAGATGGCCGAATTCCTGTACCGCATCGGCCTCGATACGTTCGATGAAGAACTGAAGCGTCTCATTGACGGATCGTTCTGGTGGAGCGAACCGATGAATCCATCGGCCATGGCGCAGGCATTCTCGATCGCCGCCCGTCACTATCCCGATCCCGTGTACCGTAAATACGCCAGCCGCTCACTCATCGGTGGCGAGCCGCCCGCATACAGAGGCGGTGACATCGACCTGACTGTCCCGCCCACGGTGAATTTTCCCAATTCCGGGCTTACCATACTCCGAAGGCCGCTCGACAGCGGTACGCTCGACGCCGAATTCAAGTGGAGCATGCCGGACAACCGGGGCTCGTTCTCGGTGATGTCGCTGGGGCTGAACTTCTACGGATACCGGTGCCAGAGCTACCCGGGGCATTTCAACTGGGGATCGACCGACCTCCATCACAAGTGGCAGATACAGTCGGCCTCTCATACGACAATCGTCGTCGACCGTCACAACCAGTCGGGTATGAAAGACTACTTCAAGGGGCACTACATGCCCCATCCCTCGCGCCAGATATTCTTCGAGGACGGCCCCGACGCGGCGGTGACCATGGCATACAACGACCGTATCTATCCCGGAGTCCGTATCTGGCGGACGGTATGCGTCATGGACGGCGCCTGTCTCATCATCGACTCGCTCCGTTCGGAGGCCGAGCACACGTATGACTGGTGGTTCCACGGCGTTCCCGATCATTCCAACGGCCGCGAGGGATTATCGCTCGTCCTGAATCCACGTCCGGAACCGCTCGGAAATGAGGACGGGTACGAGATGGTACAGAATCTTTCATCGGCATCGACCGACAGCGATTTCGGGAGCGACTGGATCATACCGGCAGAGGGCAGCCGGGGACGGCTCACCCTGTCGATGCGCGCGCTCAACACCGCGCCGGTCGAGGTTGTTCATGGATTCGAGTGGTCGTACCAGTACCGGACGCCGGAAAAGGAATTCGTGGTTCTCCGGCGCGACAAGGCGCGGAACGCCGATTTCTGCGTCCTGCTCGAACCGCACAAGGGCGCGGCGAAGCTGACGAAATACGAGCGGTTCATTCCCGCGGATGAAAAGGGGAACCCGGTTGACAGCGCCATAGGATTGAACATCACGCTCAGCGGGAAATCTTTCGAAATCGTGTCAAACCCGGAAGGACATACGGTGAAAACGGTCAGGGGAACGACTGACAAGGTGTTCTCGGTGGGGCGGAGATAACCGAAACGGTATCGCAATTACTATGAACTATCCCGCAGTAAATTGCGAGGAATTCTTTCGATTAAAAACAATCCGAATACAAATACATGGCATCTTGACAAGCAGGGACAGGTCGCAACCTGTCCCTGCCTTTTTTCAATCATAACCGGACATTATTGTTAACATACTTCTGTTCATGAAAAATCCGGTGGAATTCGGTTTTTCCCTTTCCTTGGTAAAAGCACCGCTATGCCTCCTCGACGACCTCGAAACCGAGCAGGGCGGCAATGTTGTATACCGGCCGCTTCAGATCGCCGAAAAACGTGACGCGGTGCCAGCCCCATTCGTCCCAGTAGTTCAGAAGCTTGTAAACATCGCCTTTCACCTCGACCGCAAGCTTGGTGCGGCAGGCCTTGTCATCATCGACATTTTCTCTGGTAATACCCTGGTGGAAAATCACCTGTTTCCTGTTGTGATCGAACTCTATGGTCGTCGTCATCTCACCGAGCGGAAAGAGTGATCGGTCGCATGCTCCCTTTCGGTCTTCCGAGTGATCGCGGATATGATAGGGATTGGACGGTCCCTTTGGGCCGAACACCTTTGTGGTTGCCATACAGTGGGAATAAATAATCTGGTTTTTCGAAGTGTCGATCACGGGATCGGAGATGAATCCGGGA from the bacterium genome contains:
- a CDS encoding heparinase II/III-family protein, producing MKIRSAVPPIVIVLCLLSCGRQATRRDSIAIPTGPDTAIKRDGNIEKIAWDKDGSVVWDAPVGDRVLCAFPLPEGVRLDNYGLCKFDIRITGGPVDVMIFIERPGEKHMVYRPIDVNMPRPGWQTIHLDLNQPEIIRQSHFTYDRPGIAFNLWAMNTGYPEQEASRKIEIRNVRLTRRFLDVRWNEVDYSTIPDRSGDLIYEYPVTVYNKDTKSRTVHARLDCPDSGYGTGIITPGKAVLAPGDSMVCMAVLRLPAERLKQLPVLYCEWFMPVFSLEGISDSDESILRSSDRISLPLIIMPRAEIPFALFDSDGLRQMRERYKSTDWGRKEGDAVIAAAEKILASDLTIPDGPGWARAYYYCEEHRCVLQYQGPGKHYCPVGGEYRTVDFEGVDLDRDYRAGEHDRCRAWTRTLALAYALTGDARFSTGALTIINQYRKNYFTYDWLDLDVSNKTIDKGRLHFAKYMETYGFRAMIEALDLLRATGGVPDDEAQGIIRELFLPALTEIADYRMDMLCRQTTITATALIGGLTFNHAPLVAFAARSPYGYFGLRRWGATADGIGHGHGYAQNGYTTHCVEMAEFLYRIGLDTFDEELKRLIDGSFWWSEPMNPSAMAQAFSIAARHYPDPVYRKYASRSLIGGEPPAYRGGDIDLTVPPTVNFPNSGLTILRRPLDSGTLDAEFKWSMPDNRGSFSVMSLGLNFYGYRCQSYPGHFNWGSTDLHHKWQIQSASHTTIVVDRHNQSGMKDYFKGHYMPHPSRQIFFEDGPDAAVTMAYNDRIYPGVRIWRTVCVMDGACLIIDSLRSEAEHTYDWWFHGVPDHSNGREGLSLVLNPRPEPLGNEDGYEMVQNLSSASTDSDFGSDWIIPAEGSRGRLTLSMRALNTAPVEVVHGFEWSYQYRTPEKEFVVLRRDKARNADFCVLLEPHKGAAKLTKYERFIPADEKGNPVDSAIGLNITLSGKSFEIVSNPEGHTVKTVRGTTDKVFSVGRR
- a CDS encoding Gfo/Idh/MocA family oxidoreductase, with translation MKTRRTFLKTAAAGGLAGIISAGKPPAFAQDSTKIKVGQLGLGSHGFVESFVKPPEKYRSIVRCRPYAVWDDVPEAAEALKRTYGFEKIIADPVQLVKESDVVHVEHADYRKVFELAQPALEAGKPVFINRPFTATIADAEEVIRLARAYDAPVMSASSLEFQPVVAEMQKFAGEKGPVRAYEAYCPEPHFTWMFPHVINYAHAALGGGIESAYFTGEYLMDMTRWIDEKRPPLDLGKWIGETKPIGSSLCVLTYKPREGQPPMIGMCHIGAHPGSYHIDVYAAQENRLFEADTATIFDHMFLTLHDFYVNRTVPRPYEAILEQHRALVAANVSRLTGRAVRLDSLGGGDSLPYSEAIRRWLLRNFMGMK
- a CDS encoding type II toxin-antitoxin system HicA family toxin gives rise to the protein MPPLGPVKRDVLVRCLRKCGFDGPYSGGKHSFMLRGDLTLTIPNPHKKDIGKEFLARILRQAGISIEEWEKY
- a CDS encoding type II toxin-antitoxin system HicB family antitoxin, with the translated sequence MIRQYIQSAMKRARYEILQDDKTYYGEILECPGVYSNASTLEQCRNELEEVLEEWILFRVYKNLPIPKIDANEIRIKKQVVV
- a CDS encoding aldo/keto reductase, with the protein product MKRRDMIRKSALGVATIGIGAVPAYGKDTVQIPSLPTPLNHEMVYRPLGKTGIQVSLLGFGSHLSEENLKDEKGRDRQIQEAIENGITLFDVYDHGNFHQFKPMSVSLAGKRQKVVISLVAVQDDVRTEIEGALRTFNTDFIDLYRIVYHDGDSHTKGDDELNILFKMRDEGKIRAVGVVAHEEAGVLYAVEHTPVDYIMMPLNFHHNKAWGADAQDTYSKVIPLCREKQVGILGIKPFGGDPMVAYAQYLGLLSPEYRGPSYPKAAFRYLWQNKDISSSLPSINTVGELYDALDSLWRPEFTKEDREVLKNLSRKADKTLGEYLPPKYKWMENWRIRNA
- a CDS encoding Gfo/Idh/MocA family oxidoreductase, with the translated sequence MKTEKGSIITKTALAGIAGIVAAGKAPAYAKDGKILKIGVLGLGSHSFAARFKNPPADYTKPILVRPYGVWDDVPGVAEFMKGDIYEKVYKDPVTLVRECDCIHIEHADYRKVFELAQPALEMGKPVFINRPFTATIADAEEIVRLARKYDAPLMSASSLEFGGEIPEMQKFAVEKGPIRAYEAYGPEAHFTWHFPHVINYAHAALGGGIDSVYFTGHFGIDMRTWRIEKEQIGASLCVLTYKPREGQPPMIGMCHIGNYKGQFHIDVYGAQENRDFTLQGKWDMNMFDKLNDLYSFRKVPRPYEAILEQHRTLVAANVSRLRGCAVTLDSLGGEDALPYSEGIRLYVLRNFYESQKK